The Deltaproteobacteria bacterium genome segment ATCTATGAGCAGCGCAAGAAGGTTCTGAAAGGGGACAACTTGTGGGAAGATATTTCGGAAATGCTGGAAGAGGTTGCGGAAAATCTTGTCGATGACTTCATAGAAGAAAAAAGCCATCCTGAAGACTGGAACTTGAAGGCCATGGACGACATGATTTTTAAACGCTTCTCCCTCAGGACGGATTATGCTGCTTCTGATCCGGATGGGTTAAATGAGACGATCATAACAGATGAACTGATCACAACAGTCAAGGATCTCCTGAAGGCAAAGGAAAAGGAATTCGGAACCTCTCTCATGGACTATCTCATGAAAGTCATCATGCTTCAGTCGATTGATGTCCACTGGAAAGACCATCTTCTGGCCATGGATCACCTGAAAGAGGGAATCGGACTGCGGGGCTATGGACAGAAGGATCCGGTCCGGGAGTACCAGAAGGAGGGATACGATATGTTCATGGAGATGATTTATCGTATCAAGGAGAACACGCTGGAGAAGCTTTGCATGGTCCGGGTTCAGCGGGAAGAGGAAGTTGATGCAATACAATCCAGACAAAAGCAGACTTTCACCATGAACCGGGGTGAAGCGGTGCCGGCACAGGCAACCATAAAAAGAACCGGCGATAAAATCGGACGAAACGATCCCTGTCCCTGCGGCAGTGGTAAAAAGTATAAAAAATGCTGTGGCCAGAATTAGTTGAAACAAAGAGGCACGTCACATGAATCATGAATTTGTTGTACCCGGTTTTCTCGCCAATGGTATCCACTGTGGTATCAAGGAAAATGGTTACAAGGATCTGGGTATGATTTTTTCTATACAGCCGGCATCCGCCGCAGGGGTTTTTACGAAAAATGCTTTCAAGGCCGCACCGGTGCTGCTTGATATGGAAAGGATTCAAAGAGGGGAGGGCCAGGCGGTTATTGCGAACAGCGGCGTCGCCAATGCGGCGACCGGTATTGAAGGTCTTCAGGATGCACGCGAGATGTCTCTCATGGCCTCACGCCAATTGGGCATTAGAGATGAACTGGTCTACGTGGCTTCGACCGGTGTCATCGGGTATCGGGTGCCGATCTCCAAAATCAGGAAGGGTATGCCGCGACTGGTTACGGGTCTCAAAGAAGATGGATTTTCGCAGGCTGAAGAGGCGATCATGACGACCGATAAAAGGCCCAAAATGTCCCTGGCCAAAGGCGTCATCGACGGACGCGAAATCACGGTTTGCGGACTGGCCAAGGGTGCGGGGATGATTGAACCCCATATGGCTACAATGCTCGCGTTTATTATGACCGACGCCAACATTGAAAGCGGTACCTTGGATAAATTGTTCAGAAGCTCGGTAGACAGGAGTTTTAATGCCATCACAGTTGATGGATGCATGAGTACAAACGACACGGCGCTCATTCTTGCCAATGGGCAAAGCGGCCTCAAACCTTTGAATGGATCGAGAAATATTCAGATATTTAAGACCATGCTGGACGATGTCCTATCCCAACTCTCTTTTTCGATGGTCCAGGACGGAGAAGGGGCTACCAAAGTCATTGAGTTGCGGGTGGAAGAAGCGAAGAGCCGGATGGACGCTCGCAGGATAGCCTATGCCGTGGCCAATTCAAATCTCGTAAAAACAGCCTTTTACGGGGGTGATCCAAACTGGGGGCGTATCATTGGAGCAATCGGGGCCGTAAAGGAAACGATTCCCGTGAACGCCGTTCGGGTGACCCTCAACCATGTCGTGATTTTTGCAGATGGCCGCGGCATTGACGGGCACGAATCAGAATTGAAGGAAATCATGGCATTGCCGCACATTCGCGTCCTGATCCAGATGGGAATGGGAAAGGCGCACTTTCAACTTTTGGCCTCCGATTTGACTCACGAATACGTCACAATCAATGCCCACTATCATACCTGATCCCGGAGCGGAAAATACCACAGATTGTTCACCTTTTCACTTGATCATTGGGTGGGGATGTGTTAATAGCCCACGAACCTCACACATTCTCACTATATACGGTGTGTTGTTTTCTCTCCATGGGGAGAAAATTGGACCGTAGTTTTCTGGAATGGCGGAATAAACACAAAGCAAAGGAGTAAA includes the following:
- the argJ gene encoding bifunctional glutamate N-acetyltransferase/amino-acid acetyltransferase ArgJ gives rise to the protein MNHEFVVPGFLANGIHCGIKENGYKDLGMIFSIQPASAAGVFTKNAFKAAPVLLDMERIQRGEGQAVIANSGVANAATGIEGLQDAREMSLMASRQLGIRDELVYVASTGVIGYRVPISKIRKGMPRLVTGLKEDGFSQAEEAIMTTDKRPKMSLAKGVIDGREITVCGLAKGAGMIEPHMATMLAFIMTDANIESGTLDKLFRSSVDRSFNAITVDGCMSTNDTALILANGQSGLKPLNGSRNIQIFKTMLDDVLSQLSFSMVQDGEGATKVIELRVEEAKSRMDARRIAYAVANSNLVKTAFYGGDPNWGRIIGAIGAVKETIPVNAVRVTLNHVVIFADGRGIDGHESELKEIMALPHIRVLIQMGMGKAHFQLLASDLTHEYVTINAHYHT